The sequence below is a genomic window from Streptomyces sp. V1I1.
CAACACGCTTTCCAAGCGTGCGCCCTAGGCCACTAGGCGAATCCTCCGCGGCAAACAATACAAGACGTTGAGGAGTGCTAGCGAACTCGTTCCCACCCCCTGCCATCAGGTACCCTGTGCGGAGCCCCTCACGTGGCGCTATCTGACTGAACTCCCCCAGGGCCGGAAGGCAGCAAGGGTAGGTCGGCTCTGGCGGGTGCGTGGGGGGCGCTTGCGTTTGCGGACGGCGGTGGCGCCGGCGGATGCTGCCGGGCCCGGTCGGACACCGGCCCGGCCCCCGCCCGGCAGCGGCAGACATCGGCGGGCGGCGTCGCTTGTCAGTAGGCCCCGATAACCTCGTAGGCGTGTCGTCCCTTGCGCTGTACCGCCGCTATCGCCCCGAGTCGTTCGCCGAGGTCATCGGGCAGGAGCATGTCACTGACCCGCTGCAGCAGGCCCTGCGGAACAACCGGGTCAATCACGCGTACCTGTTCAGCGGGCCGCGCGGCTGTGGCAAGACGACCAGTGCGCGCATCCTCGCCCGCTGTCTGAACTGCGAGCAGGGGCCCACGCCGACGCCGTGCGGCGAGTGCCAGTCCTGCCGCGACCTCGCGAGGAACGGGCCGGGGTCGATCGACGTCATCGAGATCGACGCCGCTTCGCACGGTGGTGTGGACGATGCGCGTGATCTTCGGGAGAAGGCCTTCTTCGGGCCGGCGAGCAGCCGGTACAAGATCTACATCATCGACGAGGCCCACATGGTCACCCCGCAGGGCTTCAACGCTCTGCTGAAGGTGGTCGAGGAGCCGCCGGAGCACCTCAAGTTCATCTTCGCGACGACCGAGCCGGAGAAGGTCATCGGCACGATCCGGTCGCGTACGCACCACTATCCGTTCCGGCTGGTGCCCCCGGGGACGCTGCGCGAGTACCTGGGCGAGGTGTGCGGCAAGGAGAACATCCCGGTCGCGGACGGCGTGCTGCCGCTCGTCGTCCGGGCGGGCGCGGGGTCCGTGCGTGACTCCATGTCCGTCATGGACCAGCTGCTGTCGGGCGCGACCGAGGAGGGTGTGACGTACGCCATGGCCACCGCCCTCCTCGGGTACACGGACGGGTCGTTGCTCGACTCGGTCGTGGACGCCTTCGCGGCGGGCGACGGGGCCGCGGCCTTCGAGGTCGTGGACCGGGTGATCGAGGGGGGCAACGACCCGCGGCGCTTTGTCGCCGACCTGCTGGAGCGGCTGCGGGACCTGGTGATCCTGGCCGCCGTGCCGGACGCGGCGGGCAAGGGGCTCATCGACGCCCCGGCCGACGTGGTCGAGCGGATGCAGGCGCAGGCGTCTGTCCTCGGGGCTGCCGAGCTGAGCCGGGCCGCGGATCTGGTCAATACCGGGCTGACGGAAATGCGTGGCGCCACCTCGCCGCGGCTGCAGCTGGAGCTGATCTGCGCGCGGGTACTGCTGCCCGCCGCCTTCGACGACGAGCGGTCGGTGCAGGCGAGGCTGGACCGCCTGGAGCGGGGAGCGACGTTCTCGACCGGGGGTCCGGGGCCCGCGATGGGGTACGTCCCCGGGCCGGAGGCCGAGGCCCACGCGCCCGTACCCCACGCACCGTCCGTACCAACCGCACCGTCCGCGCCGCAGGGCGGCGGTCCGGCCGTCGCACGTACGTCCGCCCAGGCACCCGCGCCCGCCTCCACGCCCACGCCTACGCCGGCTCCCGAGCCCGTCGCTCCCCCGGCAGAGCAGCCGCCCGCCGGACAGCGCCCCGGAGCCTGGCCCGCCGCGGCCGCAACCGGTTCCGAGGCCGGGCGGCGTCCCGGCGGCTGGCCCACGGCGTCGAGCCCTGGTCAGGGCGGCGGCCGCCCCTCCGCGCCCCAGCCCGCTCAACCCGCCCCGACGGCCCCAGCCCCAGCACCGGCACCCGCCCCCACCCCCGCCGCGCCCAGTGCCGGCCTGGCCCAGGGCGCCGTACAGGTACGGAACATGTGGCCGGACATCCTGGAGGCCGTGAAGAACCGCCGCCGCTTCACCTGGATCCTGCTCAGTCAGAATGCGCAGGTCGCAGGCTTCGACGGCACCACCCTCCAGCTCGGCTTCATCAATGCCGGCGCCCGCGACAACTTCACTAGCAGCGGCAGCGAGGAAGTGCTGAAGCAGGCGCTCGCCGAGCAGTTCAACGTGCAGTGGAAGGTCGAGGCGATCATCGATCCCTCAGGCGGCGTGGGCGGCCCCGGCGGCGGCACGCAGCCCCCGTCCGGCGGCGGTGGCTACGGCTCTGGCGGTGGAGGCGGCTACGGCGGCCGGCCCTCGTCGGCCCCGGCCCCGCAGGCCCCCGCACCAGCGCCCCGCCCCGCCCCGGCAGCCCCCCAGGCACCTCAAAGCTCACAGTCCTCCCCGGCGTCCCTGTCCGCTCCGGCCCCACAGGCCTCCGCCCCCGAGCCCTCGCGCGCGGCCCCCGCGCGCACCTCGCACACTCCGCACACCCCGCCCCCGGTCGCCCCCGAGGACGACGTGCCGGAAGAGGACGACCCCGACCTCGTCGA
It includes:
- a CDS encoding DNA polymerase III subunit gamma and tau, which produces MSSLALYRRYRPESFAEVIGQEHVTDPLQQALRNNRVNHAYLFSGPRGCGKTTSARILARCLNCEQGPTPTPCGECQSCRDLARNGPGSIDVIEIDAASHGGVDDARDLREKAFFGPASSRYKIYIIDEAHMVTPQGFNALLKVVEEPPEHLKFIFATTEPEKVIGTIRSRTHHYPFRLVPPGTLREYLGEVCGKENIPVADGVLPLVVRAGAGSVRDSMSVMDQLLSGATEEGVTYAMATALLGYTDGSLLDSVVDAFAAGDGAAAFEVVDRVIEGGNDPRRFVADLLERLRDLVILAAVPDAAGKGLIDAPADVVERMQAQASVLGAAELSRAADLVNTGLTEMRGATSPRLQLELICARVLLPAAFDDERSVQARLDRLERGATFSTGGPGPAMGYVPGPEAEAHAPVPHAPSVPTAPSAPQGGGPAVARTSAQAPAPASTPTPTPAPEPVAPPAEQPPAGQRPGAWPAAAATGSEAGRRPGGWPTASSPGQGGGRPSAPQPAQPAPTAPAPAPAPAPTPAAPSAGLAQGAVQVRNMWPDILEAVKNRRRFTWILLSQNAQVAGFDGTTLQLGFINAGARDNFTSSGSEEVLKQALAEQFNVQWKVEAIIDPSGGVGGPGGGTQPPSGGGGYGSGGGGGYGGRPSSAPAPQAPAPAPRPAPAAPQAPQSSQSSPASLSAPAPQASAPEPSRAAPARTSHTPHTPPPVAPEDDVPEEDDPDLVDSALSGHDLIVRELGATVVEEYTNE